GCTCGCCTGTGATGGCGTCCGCCGTCCCGGTCACCGAATCGGATAGTCGGCGACGACAACGTTGTCGAGCAGCCCGGCCAGCGAACGGACAAATTCCTGATGGACCGGATGCGGACCGTACGCGCGCAGCGCCTCGCGGTCCTCGAACGTCACGCGCAGCCCGAGCGTATAGCCCCGGATGTTGTCCGTTTCCTCGGTTTCGTTCACGCCCGCGCTCAGCTCGACAATGCCGGGAATTTGGCCTTTGAAGGAGAGCAGCTTGTCCAGCAGCTCCTGACGCTTCTCCGGCGTCAGGCTGTCGTTGAATCGAAACAGCACCAGATGTTCGAACATCGTATCCCTCGCTTCTGCACAATAGATTTGCACTCCGGTTCATTGTAGCAGGGAACGGGCCGGGAAAACAGCCTCATTTTTGCGCTTCGCTAATGTGCGGACTGCAGCGAGCCTCATCATCTCATGTTACGGTAAATATCCACGAACTCCTTTGAGATTGGCGTTAGAAACCGATTTTTGTTGTAAATGAGAAAGATGCTCCGGGACAGCGTTTTCGAGTCCAGACTTTTATAGATCAATTGACCGCTTTCCACTTCGTCTTTCACGGCCAGCCGCGACAGCATGGATATGCCGAGCCGGTTCATAACGGCGCGTTTGATGGCTTCCGTCGTGCCAAGCTCGATGCCGGTCTTTCGTTCGGCCGGATACTGGCCGGCCCACGCGTCCATCATGCGGCGGGAAGACGAATCCTGCTCCCGCAAAATCCAATGCTCGTTCCGAAGGAGGCTCTCCGGATCGATTCGCCCGGCATCGGCTAGCGGATGTCCGGGATATAAAACAAGACCGAGCTCGTCGTCCTCCAAGGAGGTAACGACGAGATCCGGGTCGTCGATTTTGTTGTCGGCCACAATGCCGAAATCGACTTCGAATTTTTTCGCCAT
This genomic window from Paenibacillus humicola contains:
- a CDS encoding Dabb family protein, with the translated sequence MFEHLVLFRFNDSLTPEKRQELLDKLLSFKGQIPGIVELSAGVNETEETDNIRGYTLGLRVTFEDREALRAYGPHPVHQEFVRSLAGLLDNVVVADYPIR
- a CDS encoding LysR substrate-binding domain-containing protein, which produces MFTLQQLKILVLIEEHKKLTIVAERLGIKQPSVTFHMKNLEQQTGAQLFIYKHRMVLLTEEGKALLHYASRIVAWAEEAEQVLSGYAKFKLGKIIIGSSNTPATYILPKLLGKMREAYPDMQMVLQVKNAPQIVDMAKKFEVDFGIVADNKIDDPDLVVTSLEDDELGLVLYPGHPLADAGRIDPESLLRNEHWILREQDSSSRRMMDAWAGQYPAERKTGIELGTTEAIKRAVMNRLGISMLSRLAVKDEVESGQLIYKSLDSKTLSRSIFLIYNKNRFLTPISKEFVDIYRNMR